One Halovivax ruber XH-70 genomic region harbors:
- a CDS encoding protein-L-isoaspartate O-methyltransferase family protein, translated as MDRAVLREDMIDSLQHEPKDVLADEAVAVAMSDVPRHEFLPASADAYADRSYECEGTRALSPSEAARLVQGLDPAPGDSVLVVGVGVGYTAALLAELVGEEHVHAVDISRPIVSLARSNLASAGYGGVLVDRRDGSYGLPEYAPFDRILLEAAAVDAPMALTEQLADGGRLVYPRGATSQRLVAVTDDGRTDLGPVSFAPILVEGEQSGALERNRTAREDLEHAVRRTERRRGWELDWIDWE; from the coding sequence ATGGATCGTGCCGTCCTCCGGGAGGACATGATCGACAGCCTCCAGCACGAGCCGAAGGACGTCCTCGCTGACGAGGCGGTCGCCGTCGCGATGAGCGACGTCCCTCGCCACGAGTTCCTCCCAGCGTCGGCCGACGCGTACGCTGACCGATCGTACGAGTGTGAGGGAACGCGAGCCCTCTCTCCGAGTGAGGCGGCACGCCTCGTCCAGGGGCTCGACCCGGCGCCGGGCGACTCCGTGCTGGTCGTGGGTGTCGGCGTCGGTTACACCGCTGCGCTCCTGGCGGAACTGGTCGGCGAGGAGCACGTTCACGCGGTCGACATCTCTCGACCGATCGTTTCCCTGGCCCGATCGAACCTCGCGAGCGCCGGGTACGGGGGCGTCCTCGTCGATCGTCGTGACGGATCGTACGGGCTCCCGGAGTACGCACCGTTCGACCGCATTCTCCTCGAAGCGGCGGCCGTCGATGCACCGATGGCGTTGACCGAACAGCTGGCCGACGGCGGCCGGTTGGTCTATCCGCGTGGTGCGACGAGTCAGCGCCTCGTCGCCGTCACCGACGACGGTCGCACCGATCTGGGACCCGTGTCGTTCGCGCCGATCCTCGTCGAGGGCGAACAGTCCGGTGCGTTAGAACGGAATCGAACCGCCCGGGAGGACTTAGAACACGCCGTTCGGCGCACAGAACGCCGTCGTGGCTGGGAACTCGACTGGATCGACTGGGAGTGA